Proteins from a single region of Budorcas taxicolor isolate Tak-1 chromosome 11, Takin1.1, whole genome shotgun sequence:
- the LY6G6C gene encoding lymphocyte antigen 6 complex locus protein G6c, producing the protein MRALLLLSLSALLCWVSADIRCHSCYKLPVLGCVDRKSCRLEPGHQCLTTHAYIGKMWVFSRLDCGTPGEPCKPAVNQTNQKGGLTYNTTCCSQDNCNSPAPRPTPALTLVFLTSLAGLGLWLLH; encoded by the exons ATGAGggcccttctcctgctctccttgtctgctctgctctgctgggTCTCAG CTGATATTCGATGTCACTCCTGCTACAAGCTCCCAGTGCTGGGCTGTGTGGACCGGAAGTCCTGCCGCCTGGAACCAGGACATCAATGCCTGACAACCCACGCGTACATTG GGAAGATGTGGGTTTTCTCCCGACtcgactgtggcacaccaggagAGCCCTGTAAGCCGGCGGTCAACCAAACCAACCAGAAGGGGGGCCTGACCTATAACACCACCTGCTGCAGCCAGGACAACTGCAATAGCCCAGCCCCTCGGCCCACGCCGGCCCTGACCCTTGTCTTCCTCACTTCCTTGGCTGGCCTTGGCCTCTGGCTATTGCACTGA